A window from Nocardioides mesophilus encodes these proteins:
- a CDS encoding ATP-binding cassette domain-containing protein yields MNNLRDVSVELPKRRLTVFTGISGSGKSSLVFSTIAAESQRLINETYSAFVQGFMPTLARPDVDVLEGLTTAIIVDQERMGSNPRSTVGTATDANAMLRILFSRLGQPHIGSPNAYSFNMPTVSASGAITVERGNKTKAEKATFHRLGGMCPRCEGMGTVNDIDLSALYDASRSLSEGALTIPGYSMDGWYGRIYRGSGYFDPDKPIAKFTKRELHDLLYREPTKIKVDGINLTYEGLIPKIQKSFLSKDVDALQPHVRAFVDRAVTFQTCPECDGTRLTAEARSSKIDGKNIADVCAMQISDLAQWLRGLEEPSVAPLLAGLQHLVDSFTEIGLGYLSLDRPAGTLSGGEAQRTKMIRHLGSSLTDVTYVFDEPTIGLHPHDIQRMNGLLLQLRDKGNTVLVVEHKPETIAIADHVVDLGPGAGTQGGTVCFEGTVEGLRGSDTVTGRHLDDRAALKDSVRSPAGTLEVRSASTHNLRDVDVDLPLGVLCVLTGVAGSGKSSLVNGSVAGREGVVLIDQGAIRGSRRSNPATYTGLLDPIRKAFAKANGVKPALFSSNSEGACPTCNGAGVIFTDLGIMATVESPCEECEGKRFQAAVLEYTLGGRDIAEVLAMSVAEAKDFFGAGEAHTPAARKVLDRLADVGLGYLTLGQPLTTLSGGERQRLKLAAQMAERGSVYVLDEPTTGLHLADVAQLLGLLDRLVDSGLSVIVIEHHQAVMAHADWIVDLGPGAGHDGGRVVFEGPPSDLVAARATLTGEHLAAYVGAVAT; encoded by the coding sequence GTGAACAACCTCAGGGACGTCAGCGTCGAGCTCCCCAAGCGCCGGCTGACGGTGTTCACCGGCATCTCGGGCTCCGGGAAGAGCTCGCTCGTGTTCAGCACGATCGCCGCGGAGTCGCAGCGGTTGATCAACGAGACCTACAGCGCGTTCGTGCAGGGGTTCATGCCGACGCTGGCACGGCCCGACGTCGACGTCCTCGAAGGGCTGACGACCGCGATCATCGTCGACCAGGAGCGGATGGGCTCCAACCCGCGCTCCACCGTCGGCACCGCCACCGACGCGAACGCGATGCTGCGCATCCTGTTCAGCCGGCTCGGTCAGCCGCACATCGGCTCGCCGAACGCGTACTCCTTCAACATGCCCACGGTGAGCGCCAGCGGCGCGATCACCGTCGAGCGCGGCAACAAGACCAAGGCGGAGAAGGCCACCTTCCACCGGCTCGGTGGCATGTGCCCGCGCTGCGAGGGGATGGGCACCGTCAACGACATCGACCTGTCGGCGCTGTACGACGCCAGCCGGTCGCTCAGCGAGGGCGCGCTCACCATCCCGGGCTACAGCATGGACGGCTGGTACGGCCGGATCTACCGCGGCTCCGGCTACTTCGACCCGGACAAGCCGATCGCGAAGTTCACCAAGCGGGAGCTGCACGACCTGCTCTACCGGGAGCCCACCAAGATCAAGGTCGACGGGATCAACCTGACCTACGAGGGGCTGATCCCGAAGATCCAGAAGTCTTTCCTGTCCAAGGACGTCGACGCCCTGCAGCCGCACGTGCGCGCGTTCGTCGACCGCGCGGTGACCTTCCAGACCTGCCCGGAGTGCGACGGCACCCGGCTCACCGCGGAGGCCCGGTCGTCGAAGATCGACGGGAAGAACATCGCCGACGTCTGCGCGATGCAGATCAGCGACCTGGCGCAGTGGCTGCGCGGACTCGAAGAGCCGTCGGTCGCGCCCCTGCTCGCCGGGCTGCAGCACCTCGTTGACTCGTTCACGGAGATCGGGCTGGGCTACCTCTCGCTCGACCGTCCCGCCGGCACCCTCTCCGGCGGTGAGGCGCAGCGCACCAAGATGATCCGCCACCTCGGCTCGTCGCTCACCGACGTCACCTACGTCTTCGACGAGCCCACGATCGGGCTGCATCCCCACGACATCCAGCGGATGAACGGGCTGCTGCTGCAGCTGCGCGACAAAGGCAATACGGTGCTGGTCGTGGAGCACAAGCCCGAGACCATCGCGATCGCCGACCACGTCGTCGACCTCGGCCCCGGCGCCGGGACGCAGGGCGGGACCGTCTGCTTCGAGGGCACCGTCGAGGGTCTGCGCGGCAGCGACACCGTCACCGGCCGCCACCTCGACGACCGGGCGGCCCTCAAGGACTCGGTGCGTTCGCCGGCCGGCACCCTCGAGGTCCGCAGCGCGAGCACCCACAACCTGCGCGACGTCGACGTCGACCTCCCGCTGGGCGTGCTTTGCGTCCTCACCGGCGTCGCCGGTTCCGGCAAGAGCTCGTTGGTCAACGGCTCGGTCGCCGGACGCGAGGGTGTGGTGCTGATCGACCAGGGCGCGATCCGTGGCTCGCGACGCAGCAACCCGGCGACGTACACGGGGCTGCTGGACCCGATCCGCAAGGCGTTCGCGAAGGCGAACGGCGTGAAGCCGGCGCTGTTCAGCTCCAACTCCGAGGGGGCCTGCCCGACCTGCAACGGCGCCGGCGTCATCTTCACCGACCTGGGGATCATGGCCACGGTCGAGTCCCCCTGCGAGGAGTGCGAGGGCAAGCGGTTCCAGGCGGCGGTGCTGGAGTACACCCTCGGGGGCCGCGACATCGCCGAGGTGCTGGCGATGTCGGTGGCCGAGGCCAAGGACTTCTTCGGCGCCGGCGAGGCGCACACGCCGGCCGCGCGCAAGGTCCTCGACCGGCTCGCCGACGTCGGGCTCGGCTACCTGACCCTGGGCCAGCCGCTCACCACGCTGTCCGGCGGCGAGCGGCAGCGGCTCAAGCTGGCCGCCCAGATGGCCGAGAGGGGCAGCGTGTACGTCCTCGACGAACCGACCACCGGTCTGCACCTCGCCGACGTCGCGCAGCTGCTCGGCCTGCTCGACCGGCTCGTCGACTCTGGCTTGTCGGTGATCGTCATCGAGCACCACCAGGCGGTGATGGCGCACGCCGACTGGATCGTCGACCTCGGCCCCGGTGCCGGCCACGACGGCGGCCGGGTGGTCTTCGAAGGCCCCCCGTCCGACCTGGTGGCGGCTCGCGCCACGCTCACCGGCGAGCACCTCGCGGCGTACGTCGGAGCCGTGGCAACGTGA
- a CDS encoding VOC family protein produces the protein MDITIHTTSLPHDDPDASVAFYRDRLGFEVRSDVGQGKMRWIVVGPVGQPETSILLAPPAVDPGITDDERRTITEMMAKGTYGWILLATKDLDGTFEELQSGDVEVVSEPMEQPYGVRDCAVRDPAGNLVRIRELR, from the coding sequence ATGGACATCACCATTCACACCACCTCGCTCCCGCACGACGACCCGGACGCCTCCGTGGCCTTCTACCGCGACCGGCTCGGGTTCGAGGTGCGCAGCGACGTGGGCCAGGGCAAGATGCGCTGGATCGTGGTGGGCCCCGTCGGGCAGCCCGAAACCTCGATCCTCCTGGCGCCGCCGGCCGTGGACCCGGGAATCACCGACGACGAACGCCGTACCATCACCGAGATGATGGCCAAGGGCACCTACGGCTGGATCCTGCTGGCCACCAAGGATCTCGACGGCACCTTCGAGGAGCTCCAGTCCGGTGACGTCGAGGTCGTCTCGGAGCCGATGGAGCAGCCGTACGGCGTCCGCGACTGTGCCGTCCGCGACCCCGCCGGCAACCTGGTCCGGATCCGGGAGCTGCGCTGA
- a CDS encoding helix-turn-helix transcriptional regulator encodes MTSRPAEEDRLRDLARLRRVRDRIDREYARPLDVEALARGEHMSAGHLSREFRRAYGEPPYSYLMTRRIERAMALLRRGDVSVTEACFAVGCSSLGTFSSRFTELVGVPPSTYRDQAAQGTAELPPCLAKLVTRPVRNREARTPAPHLA; translated from the coding sequence GTGACCAGCAGACCCGCCGAGGAGGACCGCCTGCGCGACCTCGCGCGGCTGCGGCGGGTCCGCGACCGGATCGACCGGGAGTACGCCCGGCCGTTGGACGTCGAGGCTCTCGCCCGTGGCGAGCACATGTCGGCCGGCCACCTCAGTCGCGAGTTCCGGCGCGCGTACGGCGAGCCGCCGTACTCCTACCTGATGACCCGGCGCATCGAGCGGGCGATGGCGCTGCTTCGCCGCGGCGACGTCAGCGTCACCGAGGCCTGCTTCGCGGTCGGCTGCTCGTCGCTGGGCACGTTCAGCTCCCGCTTCACCGAGCTGGTCGGCGTGCCGCCCAGCACCTACCGGGACCAGGCGGCGCAGGGCACCGCGGAGCTGCCACCGTGCCTGGCCAAGCTGGTCACCCGACCGGTCAGGAATCGAGAAGCGCGGACCCCCGCGCCGCATCTAGCGTGA
- a CDS encoding RNA polymerase sigma factor encodes MTTSSSAVQPSREARFRAVYEATYDDLLRFAQRRVDLSHAEDVAADVFLVAWRRLDDMPDEVADARPWLFGVARATILNHRRGSRRRDALAVRLADAALTGDLHPGDDLAASRLDLAAAWAQLSDADQEAISLVVWEGLSSAQAGVVLGCSATAYRIRLSRARRSLRQHLEAATRSDSSVPPSAMTPEGPQR; translated from the coding sequence ATGACGACCTCGAGCTCGGCCGTGCAGCCGTCGCGGGAAGCGCGCTTCCGGGCGGTGTACGAGGCGACGTACGACGACCTGTTGCGGTTCGCGCAGCGCCGCGTCGACCTCAGCCACGCCGAGGACGTCGCCGCCGACGTGTTCCTCGTCGCCTGGCGGCGGCTGGACGACATGCCGGACGAGGTCGCTGACGCGCGGCCGTGGTTGTTCGGAGTCGCCCGCGCCACCATCCTCAACCATCGACGGGGCAGCAGGCGGCGCGACGCCCTCGCCGTCCGTCTCGCTGACGCGGCACTCACCGGCGACCTGCACCCGGGTGACGACCTCGCCGCGAGCCGCCTCGACCTCGCGGCCGCCTGGGCTCAGCTGTCGGACGCCGACCAGGAAGCGATCAGCCTCGTCGTCTGGGAGGGGCTCAGCTCTGCCCAGGCAGGCGTCGTGCTCGGCTGCTCCGCGACGGCCTACCGGATCCGGCTTTCGCGTGCCCGTCGCTCTCTCCGGCAGCACCTCGAGGCGGCGACCCGTTCCGACTCCTCCGTTCCCCCTAGCGCGATGACACCCGAGGGACCCCAGCGATGA
- a CDS encoding DUF4760 domain-containing protein, protein MADQQDAQLMMQVLQWSSMSGGIDALVNLMSPGFDAEGASATDRDVLTLLLLGETLGTFTKQGLLDKGLVNDLWASGLVWAGVGPAALRQREQFGEPRLWENFEALANGSES, encoded by the coding sequence ATGGCAGACCAACAGGATGCTCAGTTGATGATGCAGGTTCTGCAGTGGAGCTCGATGTCCGGTGGCATCGACGCATTGGTGAATCTCATGTCCCCCGGTTTTGACGCGGAGGGGGCGTCAGCGACGGACAGGGACGTCTTGACGCTCCTGCTGTTGGGCGAGACGCTCGGTACTTTCACGAAGCAGGGCCTGCTCGACAAGGGACTCGTCAACGACCTCTGGGCGTCCGGGCTCGTGTGGGCAGGGGTGGGCCCCGCCGCTCTTCGTCAGCGCGAGCAGTTCGGCGAACCCCGGCTGTGGGAGAATTTCGAGGCGCTCGCCAACGGCTCGGAGTCCTGA
- the dnaB gene encoding replicative DNA helicase — translation MSSGTDFSQDALGMAAAEVPWDAYDGGSSDPGHSGHSGGSGGSRGYGDRTPPQDNAAEQSVLGSMLLSKDAIADVIESVRGTDFYRPVHETIYDAMVDLYGRGEPVDPVTTSAELQRRGELGRIGGAPYLHTLSASVPIAANAGYYAEIVREKAILRRLVDAGTRIAQMGYAGEGQVDDVVDRAQAEVYGVTEKRASEDYAPLSEIMEATLDEIEAISNRDGEFVGVPTGFADLDELTNGLHGGQMVIIAARPAMGKSTLGLDICRSASIHHNMSSVIFSLEMTRNEITMRMLSAEARIPLNHMRNGHMNDEDWAKLARKMGEVSSAPMFIDDSPNMTMMEIRAKARRLKQRHDLRLIVIDYLQLMSSGKKVESRQLEVSEFSRQIKLLAKELDVPIIALSQLNRGPEQRADKRPMMSDLRESGSIEQDADMVILLHREDAYEKESTRPGEADLIVAKHRNGPTRDVTVAFQGHYSRFVDMAHG, via the coding sequence GTGAGCTCGGGGACGGACTTCTCGCAGGACGCGCTGGGGATGGCCGCGGCGGAGGTCCCGTGGGACGCCTACGACGGCGGCTCAAGCGATCCCGGTCACTCGGGTCACTCGGGGGGCTCTGGCGGGTCCCGGGGGTACGGCGACCGCACGCCTCCGCAGGACAACGCCGCCGAGCAGAGCGTGCTCGGCTCGATGCTGCTCTCGAAGGACGCGATCGCCGACGTGATCGAGTCGGTCCGCGGCACCGACTTCTACCGGCCCGTCCACGAGACCATCTATGACGCGATGGTCGACCTCTACGGCCGCGGCGAGCCGGTCGACCCGGTCACGACCTCCGCCGAGCTGCAGCGCCGCGGCGAGCTCGGCCGGATCGGCGGCGCGCCGTACCTCCACACGCTGTCCGCGAGCGTCCCGATCGCCGCGAACGCCGGCTACTACGCCGAGATCGTCCGGGAGAAGGCGATCCTGCGCCGGCTCGTCGACGCCGGCACCCGGATCGCGCAGATGGGCTACGCGGGGGAGGGGCAGGTCGACGACGTCGTCGACCGGGCCCAGGCCGAGGTCTACGGCGTCACCGAGAAGCGGGCCTCGGAGGACTACGCGCCGCTGAGCGAGATCATGGAGGCGACCCTCGACGAGATCGAGGCGATCTCCAACCGCGACGGCGAGTTCGTGGGCGTGCCGACCGGATTCGCCGACCTCGACGAGCTGACCAACGGTCTGCACGGCGGCCAGATGGTGATCATCGCGGCGCGGCCCGCGATGGGGAAGTCGACCCTGGGCCTGGACATCTGCCGGTCGGCCTCGATCCACCACAACATGTCCAGCGTGATCTTCTCCCTGGAGATGACCCGCAACGAGATCACCATGCGCATGCTCTCCGCGGAGGCGCGGATCCCGCTCAACCACATGCGCAACGGGCACATGAACGACGAGGACTGGGCCAAGCTGGCCCGCAAGATGGGCGAGGTCTCCTCGGCGCCGATGTTCATCGACGACTCGCCGAACATGACGATGATGGAGATCCGGGCCAAGGCGCGGCGGCTCAAGCAGCGCCACGACCTGCGCTTGATCGTGATCGACTACCTGCAGCTGATGAGCTCGGGCAAGAAGGTGGAGTCCCGGCAGCTCGAGGTCTCGGAGTTCTCCCGGCAGATCAAGCTGCTGGCCAAGGAGCTCGACGTCCCGATCATCGCGCTCTCCCAGCTGAACCGTGGTCCGGAGCAGCGCGCCGACAAGCGGCCGATGATGTCGGACCTGCGTGAGAGTGGCTCGATCGAGCAGGACGCCGACATGGTGATCCTGCTGCACCGCGAGGACGCCTACGAGAAGGAGTCGACCCGGCCCGGCGAGGCGGACCTGATCGTGGCCAAGCACCGCAACGGCCCGACCCGGGACGTCACCGTCGCCTTCCAGGGCCACTACTCCCGGTTCGTCGACATGGCCCACGGCTGA